In Salvelinus sp. IW2-2015 linkage group LG8, ASM291031v2, whole genome shotgun sequence, the sequence TTTGCGAGATTTTACACAATACCATTATTGGATATGTGGTATTTATTGSGCAAGGATGGCCATATGATAGCCAACTTTAGCGTTGCTAGCTAACAAACCATCTAGCTAACGTTCGCTATTTTAGTCTGTTGGccgctaacaagctagctaacgttatttcaCTTGCTTCTATTTCATCTCTATAACACACACAATGTAGAACACACGCCTAACGTTATATACCAGTCAATGTACAGTTAACTAACGTTACTGGCTAGGTAACTAGAGCTAACGTTTGTTACAYTACAGGCCGGAAACTGCTCAAATTATGTAAACATTGGTGCACGCTTGTGAACGTGATGTCCGAACCAGCAAGCATTGGATTYTACAGTGTGCAGTTTGCTCCGTACTATTCCTGAAAAAGGTTTTCAAATGYTCAATTTCGRACTATTATTATGTTGAATACATTTACGTTACTGTTAGTTTAGTTTCTCAGTTAGCAGTGATGAAGATACTAGTACTTACTTTAGGGCCCGATACAGAACTATTCCTAGTCTGTGATGGGAAAGAGGGTGGCTCAGGTTCCCTTCCTGAAACGGTTTTATTCCCGTAGGAATGAGTGATGACCTCTGTTGTGGTGGCAGATGGTGGAGGGAATATGGTGGAGTACGTCACTGTCATGGAAGAGACTGAGCAGGTAAGATAGTATCACTGGCccgtggtgtagtggtgcctggagaagtggYRGTACTCTAATTTTGCCCAATATTACCCTAACGGCCTGTCAGGTGAAGGAAAGGTGGCCTATTTGGAAAAAGTATATGACAAACAGTGGcactctgaatgacctaaaatgaTAACTCCCAaattggtctttcacagtcaggccaacccaaacTGTACGGTGCAAGTAGGCTAATAGGCCTACTATTAAAACAGATAAATAAGGTTCAGAAATTGAAAGTGAATCAGAAATTCACAGGTCTAAGTtcttttcttaatttttattcaggttctctctctcgcgctaatagaaaaacaacaaaattggatgttccAAGCCCACaataatgcttaaaccacatcaggagactactttgaggtctgggaaaaattgAAGAAATATAGATTTGAGTCTAGTTACCCTTAAATTAAACTgcacaggcacctagcactgtttggttagtggtgtttctgtagcgcacatgagatggagtttgcaaaacaaatggccactggattgatgctaATAATAATGATATCATTCTGGGAGGTAGGCATAATCTAcgttgtagctagttaacatttaatgaaaaaggtttttgggaaagcctttccatctaccagaagaaagttaggcctatcattagcatTACTATATTTTTCCTGTTKCTGAAATGTTTGAAACCTGGGCGTTTTACTTCATATTCTGAGGCATGTCATACCTTGCTTAGGCATGTTTATAATTAAAATATTGGCATCTTACATTCAAACAATGAATCCTGATCTAGGATAACTTTTAAAACATGAAATTATTTGGCTTGCTCTAAAAGGATTTGGCTAAAAGCAAATCTACCCGCCAAAATCTCaccatagaaacgtggaggcaattattttataaagacttcctcatgtGCACTCACCTGTTCTATTGGCTCtcaaatcaactttctttcattgtttaGCAGACAAAGGCWTTATGCTAGTCATATTAGCAAtccatgatagttgttgcatctttagatctaccctctttctacatttctaGCTGATATTTACATCTCTGTTCATGAAWCCGCTTGCATGTGCAGTGAGcattttagaacagtgttttcccacAAATTTCATTTTGGAACTTTTGCGCGTAGGCCTACCGCCATGTGCACAtttaatagttgatcaacattttaagttaAACATTCTGAcctgttccatcagccttattaattAATACGGCGTATACCTctactacactactttgatactcATCGTGGGGATTAAGARgtgagtatacgcaatgcccactgaaaaataagTCAGTATACGACGTATACCTACCACTGCCTGGCCCTAACCTTCCCCATACAAAAAGGTATTTCACTTTCTATACCAGCGCAACCCAGAAGCCTATTCTAAATGTAAAGCAGTAGGACCACGGCTGATCTCATCAACATGAACAATATTGTGAKGTGAACCAATAAATAACAACTTGTTTATCTGGTGACCATGGCATCTCTGTCCTGCAGTTTTGTGgagtaaataatgaaacaatgTTCAAACATACACACAATGGACGTTTCAGCTTGCGCCTCCCTCAATGTGTCTCTGTCCGGTGCAGGAGATAGTGGAGACGGTAATaggggaggatggggaggagtATCCtgcggtggtggtggaggaggttcCCAGTGCCCAGGTGGAGCAGTGCTACGCTGCCCAGGTGCTGGTCTACGATGACGGGACCTACCTGATGCAGGACGTGGGAGACGAGCAGGAGGTGGTCACAGAYGTGGTGGAGACAGGTGAGAGGGCTGCAGGGAAAGAGGTGGGGGTACAGGGTTGGACAGTGACGTATTTCAGCAGTGAGATGGAGGGTTTGGATTGTGTCGATAGAGAGACGTGCAAGGGTTGGCTGCTTAATCTTTGCTTTAGAGAGGGAAGCAAGAGGAGTGTGGGTGTTAGACATAACTTAGCTCCTTAAGAGTTGACATTGCCACAGAGTAGTAGTGGGACAGTGTTGTTTCCATCCAGGACCATCTCAATAAAGGACATCTGGTGGTGTATAAGCTGAGCCCATTGGAAGAATGACAGAAGCCATTGATGCTTGAGGGAGGGGASAGTTTTATTGGATGTTGACCAATGACCACCCTAAAGATGAAACTACTTCTGTAGGCATTTGTTGCTATGCACGATCAAACATGGAATGGGAGGAGGGTCGTAAAGGGGAAAAAAGGGAATGAGTGCGATAAAGGCTACACAGTTTActacccttttctcaaaagtaCTTCGCCTCACCCCTCATTTTTTACAGAAAGACAACAGCTGTCTTGCCCAGCTAACTGTTTCCAAGGGGGATTGTTTGTGGTGTCTGCGGTTATAGGGCCCCAGGCATAGGGCGGTATGGTTAAATAATCATTGAAATAAACTAGTTGAATGAACATTACATTGACTTGAAATGTAGAATGGATTTTCacttctctaacctctctctctccttcctcctcttccctcatcGCTCCTGTGTTGTCGTAGTAGAGGTGTCATCACATGGGGGTGCCATGTGCTTTGATAAGACCTTCGAAGCYGCRGAGGCCCTTCTTCACATGGACTCCCCTWGCAGTTTCCATGGAGACCGCAACAACACAGGTAaccactcaacccctcccccaCTGACCTTGCTGGGGACTAGGCATTACAAGTGGGTAGGACATGATGCCGACTGTTTATACATTTCTTTTTGCCGTGTAACCCGTCAGTTCATTGTACCAATAAATTTGTTTTATTACCATTTACCAGTCTGAGTTGAATCACTGCTCTGTGGTTGTAATAATGCAAActattgtctctgtgtgtgtctcagtggaMGACGTGATGATGGAGACTGTGGTGGAGGTGTCTACAGAGTGTGAGCCCATTGAGGAGGACAGCTTCCCTATACCCCCCGACTACGAGCCTCCCTCTGCCAAGAAGAAGAAAGGTSTGCCTCCGACACCAACCAAATGCTTTcgtactgtctgtctctgtgttgatcACCGTGTCCAACCCAGTATTAAGAGTTGTATAttataaatcaaattttattagtcaaatGCGGTGAGTACAACTttagtgaaatgcctacttacgagcccctaaccaacaatgcagtttaaaaaaaaatatggataagagataaaagtaacaagtaattaaagagcagctgtaaaataacaatagcgagactatatacagggggctaccgatacagagtcaatgagcggggacaccggttagttgaggtagtatgtacatgtaggtagagttattaaagtgactatgcagagatgacaacagagtagcagagagtgggggggggggcagcaatgtaaatagtctgggtagcgatttgagtagatgttcaggagtcttatggcttgggggtagaagctgtttagaacctggacctagacatggcgctccggtaccgcttgccatgcgctAGCAGAGataagtctatgactagggtggctggagtccttgacaatttttagtgccctcctctgacaccgcctggtgtagtagtcctgcatggcaggaagtttggccccagtgatgtactgggccgttcgcactaccttctgtagtgccttgcggtcggaggccgagcagttgccataccaggcagtgatgcaaccagtcaggatgctctcgatgatgcagctgtggaaccttttgaggatctcaggacccatgtcaaatctttttagtttcctgagggggaataggctttgtcgtgccctcttcacaacagtcttggtgtgcttggaccatgttcgtttgttggtgatgtggacaccaaggaacttgaagctctcaacctgcttcactgcagccccgtcgatgagaatgggggcatgctcggtcctctatAGGAAGTGTACtaagttgttttgtttgtttccttGCAGGGGGAAGGAAGTCGAAGACACAACAGCCTCAGCCTGACACCAACTGCACCATTGACCTGGGGATCAGGAAGAGACCCAGAGAGGGAAAAGGTACCCCACACAGCAGGGGCTAGGGTTTGTCAAGCCCATGAAGGGCTGCTTCTCTATGTAGAGCAACTCAAGCTAGCAAATCACACTCAAGCTAGCAAATCACACTCAAGCTAGCAAATCACACTCAAGCTAGCAAATCACACTCAAGCTAGCAAATCACACTCAAGCTAGCAAATCACACTCAAGCTAGCAACTCACACAGGCTGATTCAGGAATCAGCCTGTGTGAGAGGTCCTCTATGAATGACGTTGGTCTTCTCTCTCCCGCTGTCCTCCAGGGAGCACCACCTACCTATGGGAGTTCCTGTTGGATCTCCTCCAGGACAAGAACACCTGTCCCAGGTACATCAAGTGGATGCAGCGGGACAAGGGCATCTTCAAACTGGTGGACTCCAAGGCGGTTTCCAAACTGTGGGGCAAACACAAGAACAAACCTGACATGAACTACGAGACCATGGGCCGGGCACTCAGGTAACCACGGGATACCATTCTGTTTGATAGGCAATTCCTCAKTATGGTTAGTGAGTAAGGCTGGCTGTTGTTGACGCAACATATCTTTACTACTTTTATGCTAAGGAATGACTAATGACATTCTAAATTTTGTCTAGAATGCCTGTTTAAAATGCATGCATTTGACCCTTTTAAAGTCCCCTTTTCAAAATACATGCTAGGCTGTGACACTTGTGTTAAATAACATCTTGGGTTGTARTTCCGCACGTATTCTGAGTGTAAGTGCAGTCGTCTGACTGGTAGGGTTGTCCCTGTCTAGGTARTACTACCAGCGGGGGATATTAGCGAAGGTGGAGGGTCAGAGACTGGCTTACCAGTTTAAAGACATGCCCAAGAACATCAGGGTGATCGACGATGACGGGGATGAAGAGGGCGAGGAGTGTGAGGGGGAACCCTCTGAGCACCACCGGGCGGTCCAGACCCTGACCCTTGACCCTGCCACCTCCACCCAGACAAAGCAGAGCTACGTCACTGTCGTCCCCACTGCGTCCGGCAACAGGTGAAGCATGATTAATCATGAAATAATTATGCATgctctctctgtgtacatctTCATACAAATGCACAGTGAACTCATTTGGAAGGTTCATGaataaattgttttttgtttctgtCTGATGTACAGGACCATGCGTTTGGCCATGCCCATGGTCATGACWACGACGCTGGGTCAGATGACCCTCAACTCCTCCACCGTCTTCACCACCCAGGCTCCCATCACCCTGGGCAACGCCCATGCCAGCGGGCCCAAGCTGGTGATCCAGACCCTGCCCACCATGATGCCCTCCGGGGCCAAGAGCGGAGAGAagatcaccatcatcaccatccctGCGGCCCAGCTAGCTCAGCTAACGCAGGGCAACCTCTCAGCCCAGCTCTCAGGCCAGCTAGCTCAGCTCATACAGGCCAAACCAGTCACCCAGCTCATACAGGCCAAACCAGTCACCCAGCTCATACAGGCCAAACCAGTCACCCAGCTCATACAGGCCAAACCAGTCACCCAGCTCGTGCAGGCCAAACCAGTCACCCAGCTCGTGCTAGGCCAAGCCAGTTCCAGCCCGTCGTGCACGCAACCAGTCACCCAGCTCGTGCAGGCCAAACCAGTCACCCCAGCTCGTCACACTGGCAGGCCAAACCGTCACCTCAGCTCGTGCAGGCCAAACCAGTCACCCAGCTCGTGCAGGCCAAACCAGTCACCCAGCTCGTGCAGGCCGAACCAGTCACCCAGCTCGTGCAGGCCGAACCAGTCACCCAGCTCATGCATGTAAACCGCCGACGCTCCAGATATGCAGAAACAGCCCTCCGCTCATACTGGCAAAGCCTGTGACACAGCCCCAACCAGCAGCTACCTGCGGCCGTCCCCTGTAGGTATACacagcccccctccctccttcacgcTATGTACAAGCCCTTCACCCGTAAGAGGCCCCGCCGACAAGGCCTCACCACCGCTCCCTGAGGAGCCTCCCCCAGTGCTCGCTGGAGCGTGCAGCGAGCTCGAGCCAGACATCCTCGCACGTTCGATCGAGTGGCGGATCTGTCAGTTGGGCTGGTATGCGCATTCACCTGGGGTGCGGTGTCCTGAGTCCCTCTGCTCACGAGGGTCAACAAAAGTGGCCCTGAAGTCTTGAACTGAGCCTGGGCACTGCTCATATTGACACTGTTTGAAGTAGTCTTCACTTCCATCCTTCTCTCACTGGGCAGTGGAGCTGTTTGGACCATACAGAGTAGGAGAGCTTGACTGGCCTCAGTTGGGCGCCTAGTACCAGGAAGCTAGTCTTCAAACTGGAGCTGCAGTGCCCTCCGTCCTCCACATCAGAAACCAGGAAGACAAGAGAGGAAAAGGGACTTTGTAAACATACTCTTTAGAAGCTCGTTGGAACTCAAACGACAGGCAAGCCTAAGAttgtaaatccttttttaaaatcaaaaaaataatataaGGAAGGTCTTTGTGTAAAACCTTTTTGATACTCTGCAGCAGGTTACGTATGATGTATTCGAAGTTCGATGCAACTGCAGTTCTTTTGTATCATAGTTGGAATCTTTGCTTTGGCTTTTCATCTGACTTTGTTGGTTCCATTTCAGTCTGTATGGCTATCGGCAGTAGTAGTACACACAGCACTGTCCCTCAACCTCaatgttcttttgtgtttcttttttaCTGTTCAGGTTTGGGAGCGAAAGGATGTTTGTGTCAAGAAAAGACGAATTTAGATAGTATATCCCACATTTACGCTATTTTCTTGTACTCGCTGTATTGATGTAGATTTAAACTGAAATGTATTATAAAAACTAACATGAATAGAAAATCTCGTCTCAGTCAATGCTTGTTGGCACTGAATCGCTTTCAAATACTTACAAATATTCAGTTGGATTTAGTTGGTCTTGTTGATAGTACATTTTTTGAAGCTGAGGTTCCTGTACGGCTGCAAGCCTGGACCCTGACAAGCGTCTAAATGGTTGCTACACAAGGGGCTGAAAGGTGAAAACGGCACCGTAAACACCTGTATCCTCCTTAAACCAACCAGGTCTCGCATGCTCACATTTGGTTTTACATAAATAGGGAAAATTCTACCTTTTTCTGCGTTATATTCATCTCCAGCACACCACCAACATCATTGTGAGATGGCACattgttttgtagtaaaaaaatacAATGACAATTAGTTGGCAATGCCtatcataattggttaaaatcacacgaTGCGGTCATTGGAAACACTTTGTTCCCTTAAGTGCACACTTTCACTCAATGGCAAATGTCCCTGTGAATATATGCTGACATAGCAGTACATGCCATGCTGCTGCTAATACTATTGTCTataccaggggttctcaaacttaaTGGTCTGGGATCCCTTTCCTGATAGCAAATATcatcagccccccccccaaaaataaaacagCACAACTTGAGTGAAGGGGAAAAAAGCATACAGGAGTTTTACTATGACCTTGGCAGCGCATAGCCGGACAAACAAGTCTCGGGCTCTGGGAAGGAACATTTAAAGGCCCGACTCTTGGCATTTCTCAAGCTAAATTCCTATAATTCTACACATTGTCATGGGGCGGAGATTTGTTGTTTGAAGTTTTGAACAtcaatacagtggcttgtgaagtattcaccccttggcatttttcctattttgttgccttacaacctggaattaaatagatttttgggggtgtttgtatcatttgatttacacaacatgcacttttttttttgttttttgtgtgaaacaaacaagaaataagacaaaaaaacagaacttgagcaggcatactattcaccccccccaaagtcaatactttgtagagcactttttgcagcaattacagctgcaagtctcttgggtatgtctctataagcttggcacatctagccactgggatttttgcccattcttcaagcaaaactgctccagctccttcaagttggataggttctgcgtgtacagcaatctttaagtcataccacattgctggtgtacagcactcttaagtcataccacatttctcagttggattgaggtatgggttttgactaggccattccaagacatttaaatgtttcatatTAAACCACTAGTGTTTGCTTTAGCAGTAGCTTaagggcattgtcctgctggaaggtgaacctccgtcccagtctcaaatctctggaagattgaaacaggttttcctcaagaatttccctgtatttagcgccatccatcattccttcaattctgaccagtttcccagtccctgccgatggaaaaacatccccacagcatgatgctaccaccaccatgcttcactttggggatggtgatgaaaggtgttgggtttgcgccagacatagcgtttacttgatggccaaaaatctcaattttagtcatctgaccagagtaccttccatttgtttggggagtctcccacatgccttttggcaaacaccaaacatgtttgcttatttttttctttaagcaatggcttttttctggccactcttccgtaaagaccagctctgtggagtgtacagcttaaagtggtcctatggacagataatccaatctccgctgtggagctttgcagctccttcagggttatctttggtctctttgttgcctctctgactaatgccctccttgcctggtccttgagtgttggtgggtggccctctcttggcaggtttgttgtggtgccatgttcttttcatttttaataatggatttaatggtgctctgtgggatgttcaaagtttctgatatttttttatcacccaaccctgatctgtacttctccacaactttgtccctgacctgtttggagagctccttggtcttcatggtgccacttgcttggtggttcctttgcttaatggtgttgcagactctggggcctttcagaacaggtgtgtgtgtgtgatatatatatacacacacatactgagaacatgtgacagatcatgtgacacttaaataaagtccacttgtgtgcaatataactaattatgtgacttctgaaggtaattggttgcacaatatattatttaggggcttcaaagcaaagggggtgaatacatatgcacgcaccacttttccgttctttatttttttcatttcacttcaccaatttggactaatttgcatatgtccattacatgaaatccgaataaaaatccatttaaattacaggttgKagacaacaaaataagaaaaacgccaagggggatgaatactttgcaaggcactgtatcctgAAATTCTACGAGgcagttttaaagcttaaattacagtttaagctaatttactgtaattctacacattttgttatgaggCAGAGAGATGTTACAGCTTTAAAACTATCCTGCAATTCTGTTTCTTCTTCCATGAGtcagtttatattttattttatatatttttttacccttttttcgtgctatccaattggtagttacagtcttgtctcatcgctgcaactcctgtacggactcgggagaggcgaaggtcgaaagccgCGCGTCCTtcaaaacacaaccaagccgcactgcttcttttcTTTACACAAtgccacttaacccggaagccagccgcaccaatgtgttggaggaatcaccgtacacctggcgaccgtgtcagcgtgcactgcgcccggcccgccacaggagtcgctagtgcgcgatgggacaagggacatccctgctggccaaaccctcccctaacccagacgacgctgggatcTGAGCCAGCCGGCTGCGAGGTGATAGCCGTCAGGCTCTGCAGCAAGTCAGCCACCCCCGGGCACCCCTCAGCCTCTCCCAGCCGCTCCCAGCCGCTCCTCGCCTTCAGGTGGGTCACGGCCATGCACAGCCTCTGGCCTGTCGCCCGGCAACACAGCGTTTGCACGACGGCCACCTGATTGGTAGGCAGCATCATGGAGGAGAGATGCAGGTGGGAGGTGTGGAGAAGGCTGAAGCATGAGCGGCGGTAGAAGAGAGCACAGCTATCAGGGCCGTTGTTGCTGGCCACATCCAGGCAGGGGGACCAGGGCTTGGGCAGGAAGGAGCTTTGGTAGCCCGGGCTGGCCAGGATGGGCTGGAAGGTGTCGTAGTAGTGGTCCACTTCCTGAAGACACAGGATGTCCGGGCGGTAACTGAGGATCTGCTCCAGGTACTTCCTCTCAGCCCAGATCAGAGCTTCCAGAGGACAATGCGCAAAGCCATCTTCGCCCCCCctagagctgagaggagagagagccgtTAGCAGGGACCAGTTTGGCTCagttgtagagcatggcgcttgcaacgccagggtttgtgggttcgatttccaCAGGGGACCGGTACGAAAAACGATGAAAATTTATGaactctactgtaagtcactctggataagaatgtctgctaaaagACTAAATTGTAATGTGTAAATGTAGTTAGCTGACATTACCAGAGTAGACATAACCGTATACTGTTGTACACTTCTCCCCATTTCTGATCYTGAACGCTGAGCAGTACCATGTTCTGCAGTCTTGAGACCAAtcgagtgtacaacacattaggaacacctgctctttccatgacataaacggaccgggtgaatccaggtgaaagctacgatcacttattgatgtcacttgtaaaatccacttcaatcagtacaGCTGAAGGGTAGGAGATTTTTGAGCcttgagacatggcttgtgtYTGRgtgccattcagagggtgaatgggcaagacaaaagatttaagtgcctttgaacggMgtatggtagtaggtgccaagcgcaccggtatgtgtgtcaagaactgcaactcttcgtttttacgctcaacagtttcctgtgtgtgtcaagaatggtcccccacccaaaggacattcagccaacttgacagaactgcgggaagcattggagtcaacatggaccagcatccctgtggaacacttgacaccttgtagagtccatgccctgatgaattgaggctgttctgagggcaaaaaggggtgcaactcaatataagtaaggtggtcctaatgttttgtacactcagacaTACAGATGCTCTGGTGGTCTGTAATCTGCAGTACTCTATCATCCATCAGAGGTCTATGTACCTTGAGCTAGGATGTTCCACATCATGACCTGTATGGATGATGTGTTCTGCTGCTCATGGTTCCTGTATTGGTGCTGGTGTGTTGGGTTTGCAAGGTAGACCAGGTACCTGTGTGGCCAGGCCGGCCGGTTCTGGAGGGCTTCCACACAGTCTCTGAGCAGCTGGTCTGGGTTGGCCTGCTCCAGGCCCTCTGGGTCCT encodes:
- the LOC111967489 gene encoding LOW QUALITY PROTEIN: ETS-related transcription factor Elf-2-like (The sequence of the model RefSeq protein was modified relative to this genomic sequence to represent the inferred CDS: substituted 1 base at 1 genomic stop codon) gives rise to the protein MTSVVVADGGGNMVEYVTVMEETEQEIVETVIGEDGEEYPAVVVEEVPSAQVEQCYAAQVLVYDDGTYLMQDVGDEQEVVTDVVETVEVSSHGGAMCFDKTFEAAEALLHMDSPXSFHGDRNNTVXDVMMETVVEVSTECEPIEEDSFPIPPDYEPPSAKKKKGGRKSKTQQPQPDTNCTIDLGIRKRPREGKGSTTYLWEFLLDLLQDKNTCPRYIKWMQRDKGIFKLVDSKAVSKLWGKHKNKPDMNYETMGRALRXYYQRGILAKVEGQRLAYQFKDMPKNIRVIDDDGDEEGEECEGEPSEHHRAVQTLTLDPATSTQTKQSYVTVVPTASGNRTMRLAMPMVMTTTLGQMTLNSSTVFTTQAPITLGNAHASGPKLVIQTLPTMMPSGAKSGEKITIITIPAAQLAQLTQGNLSAQLSGQLAQLIQAKPVTQLIQAKPVTQLIQAKPVTQLIQAKPVTQLVQAKPVTQLVLGQASSSPSCTQPVTQLVQAKPVTPARHTGRPNRHLSSCRPNQSPSSCRPNQSPSSCRPNQSPSSCRPNQSPSSCM
- the LOC111967170 gene encoding nocturnin-like, translating into MEMMVCPMGSSRLFGTLAQQDYYSEHQDSDQDPEGLEQANPDQLLRDCVEALQNRPAWPHRYLVYLANPTHQHQYRNHEQQNTSSIQVMMWNILAQAMGGEDGFAHCPLEALIWAERKYLEQILSYRPDILCLQEVDHYYDTFQPILASPGYQSSFLPKPWSPCLDVASNNGPDSCALFYRRSCFSLLHTSHLHLSSMMLPTNQVAVVQTLCCRATGQRLCMAVTHLKARSGWERLGEAEGCPGVADLLQSLTAITSQPAGSDPSVVWVRGGFGQQGCPLSHRALATPVAGRAQCTLTRSPGVR